One Gammaproteobacteria bacterium DNA window includes the following coding sequences:
- a CDS encoding methyl-accepting chemotaxis protein, translating to MKFSSNFHNLKISIKIGLGFCLVVVLFLGVIAQYHTTLTRTLTIFQEEILGWKEVEKSDAFELQILMLQARRAEKDFLLRKDQKYIDAVKGSVTAIQQTTGKILEAAQKHNDTSSATIGSEIKKNIETYLSSFLDLAQREVEKGLDHKSGLQGKFRESAHNMEQAIKRYDTEEIYVVLLRMWRAEKDYRLQREEKYIHFIEQQAKLLSNSINESVLPAEFKKELGTKADQYLTNLREFAKQTSNKTMVTVDRLSDIASDIEDALKNHYVSGLSDLYLRIRKDEKDYLMRGDEEYVVSVTKKLDTLRQNIATSEISSSDKAAIVDSANYYQQFFLAMVTQNKEIARVTEKMRAAVHAVEPLIDRIVKEASTDMVDISTETHTTVQHNINLAMQISGIVFLLSIFFSWFISRIIAAPMSKGVTFAERVADGDLTATIELDQKDEMGQFVEALRAMVTKLREVVGHIRSIAGSVSSAAVQFSSTAQSLSQSNSEQAASVEETSASLEQMSAAIGQNSDNASTTESVAMKSAKDALASGKAVAETVDAMRRIAERIGFIEDIAYKTNLLALNAAIEAARAGEHGKGFAVVAAEVRKLAENSQIAAREISTLSHSSVTVAERAGGLLAALVPGIEKTSELVQEIAAASREQTNGVAQVNAAMMQVDQAVQQNAAAAEELAATAKEVTDQAEQLNQLVAFFSIGGDVAITSALSQPQGRRKQTLPVSILSQRKNLPAIRISAPTFGVTSSIVQDTHKISRLDFSAARDAHIAWRGRLRAFLDGRKTLNLQEVSSPHACQLGHWLYSEGLTKYKHLPTMVELEKSHTILHASIRKVIQFKENHDNASAEIEYLQFHNLSGQVISLLDKLEHAV from the coding sequence TGAAAAATCAGACGCATTTGAATTACAGATTCTGATGCTACAGGCACGACGCGCAGAAAAAGATTTTCTGCTACGCAAGGATCAAAAATATATTGACGCGGTTAAAGGAAGCGTCACCGCCATTCAGCAGACTACCGGCAAGATATTGGAAGCCGCTCAGAAGCACAACGATACATCAAGCGCCACCATTGGTAGCGAGATCAAGAAGAATATCGAGACCTATCTATCTTCATTTCTTGATCTGGCTCAACGTGAAGTGGAAAAAGGGCTAGATCATAAATCTGGACTTCAAGGAAAATTCCGGGAAAGTGCCCACAACATGGAACAGGCGATTAAACGTTATGATACTGAAGAGATCTATGTCGTTCTTCTTAGAATGTGGCGAGCAGAAAAGGATTATCGGCTCCAGAGAGAAGAAAAGTACATTCATTTCATTGAACAACAGGCTAAACTACTTTCTAATAGCATCAATGAGTCAGTGCTCCCCGCCGAATTCAAAAAGGAACTTGGCACAAAGGCAGATCAGTATCTTACCAACCTCAGAGAATTTGCGAAACAAACATCAAATAAAACCATGGTGACTGTCGACAGATTAAGTGATATCGCCTCCGATATCGAAGACGCCCTAAAAAATCACTATGTTTCTGGATTATCTGATCTGTACCTTAGGATCCGAAAAGATGAAAAGGACTATCTAATGCGCGGAGATGAAGAATATGTTGTCAGCGTAACCAAAAAATTAGATACCCTGCGCCAGAATATTGCTACTTCCGAAATCTCCAGTAGCGATAAAGCCGCAATAGTTGATAGCGCAAATTACTATCAACAATTCTTTCTTGCCATGGTAACCCAGAATAAAGAAATTGCCAGGGTCACGGAAAAGATGCGTGCGGCCGTCCATGCGGTAGAGCCACTCATCGACAGGATCGTCAAAGAGGCATCTACGGACATGGTAGATATTTCTACGGAGACCCATACGACCGTCCAACATAATATCAATCTGGCCATGCAAATCAGTGGAATCGTTTTCCTGTTGAGTATTTTCTTTTCGTGGTTCATTAGTCGAATCATTGCTGCACCGATGAGTAAAGGAGTAACCTTTGCCGAAAGAGTGGCGGATGGTGACCTGACGGCGACCATCGAACTCGATCAAAAAGATGAGATGGGGCAGTTTGTTGAGGCCTTACGCGCTATGGTTACCAAATTAAGGGAGGTGGTAGGACATATTCGTTCCATTGCGGGGTCTGTATCTAGCGCTGCGGTACAATTTTCGTCCACCGCACAATCCTTATCCCAATCAAATTCTGAGCAGGCTGCAAGTGTCGAGGAAACCTCGGCCTCGTTGGAGCAGATGTCGGCAGCCATCGGGCAGAATTCAGACAATGCTTCGACTACCGAATCGGTAGCAATGAAATCGGCCAAGGATGCACTGGCCAGCGGTAAAGCAGTAGCAGAGACCGTCGATGCGATGCGTCGAATCGCGGAGCGCATTGGATTTATCGAAGATATCGCCTACAAAACCAACTTGCTGGCGCTAAATGCGGCGATCGAAGCCGCACGAGCAGGTGAACACGGTAAGGGATTTGCCGTAGTAGCCGCAGAAGTACGTAAACTCGCCGAGAACAGTCAAATAGCGGCCAGGGAGATCAGCACCCTATCGCACTCCAGTGTCACGGTGGCGGAGCGAGCAGGAGGATTATTAGCCGCACTGGTGCCAGGAATCGAAAAGACTTCTGAGTTGGTACAAGAAATTGCAGCGGCGTCCCGAGAACAGACAAATGGTGTGGCCCAGGTTAATGCTGCAATGATGCAGGTAGATCAGGCGGTACAACAAAATGCTGCGGCTGCCGAGGAATTAGCGGCTACCGCAAAGGAGGTAACGGATCAGGCCGAACAACTCAATCAATTGGTGGCGTTCTTCAGTATTGGAGGAGATGTCGCTATTACTTCAGCCTTGAGCCAACCGCAAGGAAGAAGGAAACAAACCTTGCCTGTCTCTATCCTCAGCCAGAGGAAAAATCTACCCGCTATACGGATATCAGCACCCACTTTCGGCGTTACCTCTAGCATTGTTCAAGACACACACAAAATATCTCGTCTCGATTTTTCCGCTGCTCGTGATGCGCATATCGCTTGGCGTGGTCGGCTACGAGCCTTTTTAGATGGACGGAAGACCCTTAATTTACAAGAAGTTAGTTCCCCCCACGCGTGCCAACTCGGACATTGGCTCTATAGCGAGGGACTCACTAAATACAAACATCTGCCCACCATGGTGGAATTGGAGAAGAGCCATACTATTCTGCATGCTTCCATTCGAAAGGTGATTCAGTTCAAAGAAAACCATGATAACGCAAGCGCAGAGATCGAGTACCTCCAGTTTCATAATCTATCCGGCCAAGTGATTTCTTTGCTAGATAAACTAGAACACGCTGTTTGA